A single region of the Penaeus monodon isolate SGIC_2016 chromosome 18, NSTDA_Pmon_1, whole genome shotgun sequence genome encodes:
- the LOC119584233 gene encoding uncharacterized protein LOC119584233: protein MRRNATFRFPARDHYLPEEVNFWTMAIVAVGTGFIFTVAVSIYLICQTRLERPLTVRHQRTVRHISQGPDAFPLPHDTHGRKGDYLRPPLHCLHAPSALPRALDNPE, encoded by the exons ATGAGGAGGAACGCCACCTTCCGCTTCCCGGCGCGGGACCACTACCTGCCGG AAGAGGTCAACTTCTGGACGATGGCCATTGTGGCGGTTGGCACGGGCTTCATCTTCACTGTCGCCGTCTCCATCTACCTCATCTG CCAGACGCGGCTGGAGCGGCCCCTCACGGTGCGGCACCAGCGGACGGTGCGCCACATCAGCCAGGGGCCCGACGCCTTCCCGCTGCCGCACGACACCCACGGGCGCAAGGGGGACTACCTACGCCCCCCCCTGCACTGCCTCCACGCGCCCTCCGCTCTCCCCCGCGCCTTGGACAACCCCGAGTAG